A single region of the Cronobacter condimenti 1330 genome encodes:
- the glmM gene encoding phosphoglucosamine mutase, translating into MSNRKYFGTDGIRGRVGDAPITPDFVLKLGWAAGKVLARHGSRKVIIGKDTRISGYMLESALEAGLAAAGLSALFTGPMPTPAVAYLTRTFRAEAGIVISASHNPFYDNGIKFFSIEGTKLPDEVEEAIEAELEKEINCVDSAELGKANRIVDAAGRYIEFCKGTFPNELSLNSLKIVVDCANGATYHIAPNVLRELGARVITIGCEPDGLNINEKCGATDVRMLQERVVAEKADLGIAFDGDGDRVIMVDHEGNKVDGDQILYIIAREGLRQGQLRGGAVGTLMSNMGLEVALKQLGIPFARAKVGDRYVLEKMQEKGWRIGAENSGHVILLDKTTTGDGIVAALQVLTAIARNHMSLHDLCSGMKLFPQILVNVRFTPGSGDPLEHASVKTITEEVEQALGKRGRVLLRKSGTEPLIRVMVEGEDEAQVTAFAHRIADAVKAV; encoded by the coding sequence ATGAGTAACCGTAAATATTTTGGGACCGACGGTATTCGCGGCCGCGTAGGCGATGCACCCATTACCCCTGATTTTGTCCTTAAGCTTGGCTGGGCGGCAGGTAAGGTGCTGGCAAGACACGGGTCGCGTAAGGTTATCATCGGTAAAGATACCCGTATTTCCGGTTATATGCTGGAATCCGCACTTGAAGCAGGCCTTGCCGCAGCTGGTCTTTCAGCATTGTTTACCGGCCCGATGCCGACGCCTGCTGTCGCATACCTGACGCGTACCTTTCGCGCAGAAGCTGGGATTGTTATCTCAGCGTCCCATAACCCCTTTTACGATAACGGCATCAAATTCTTCTCAATTGAGGGCACTAAGCTGCCGGATGAAGTTGAAGAAGCGATTGAGGCGGAGCTGGAAAAAGAGATTAACTGCGTTGATTCTGCGGAGCTGGGTAAAGCAAACCGTATTGTGGACGCTGCAGGCCGTTATATTGAATTTTGTAAAGGCACCTTCCCGAATGAACTTAGCCTTAACAGCCTGAAAATAGTCGTGGATTGCGCGAACGGCGCCACTTACCACATTGCGCCGAACGTGCTGCGTGAACTCGGCGCGCGGGTTATCACCATCGGGTGCGAGCCGGACGGCCTGAACATCAATGAAAAATGTGGTGCGACCGACGTACGAATGCTGCAGGAACGCGTGGTGGCGGAAAAAGCCGACTTAGGGATCGCCTTTGACGGTGACGGCGACCGCGTGATTATGGTCGACCATGAAGGCAATAAAGTAGATGGCGACCAAATTCTTTATATTATTGCGCGCGAAGGCCTGCGTCAGGGGCAGTTACGTGGCGGCGCGGTCGGTACGCTAATGAGCAATATGGGGCTTGAGGTTGCACTAAAACAGCTCGGTATTCCCTTTGCACGAGCCAAGGTAGGCGACCGTTATGTCCTCGAAAAAATGCAAGAAAAAGGGTGGCGCATTGGTGCGGAAAACTCCGGGCACGTCATTCTGTTAGATAAAACGACGACCGGTGACGGCATTGTGGCCGCGCTGCAGGTTTTAACGGCAATTGCGCGTAATCACATGAGTCTGCACGATCTATGCAGTGGTATGAAGCTGTTTCCGCAGATTCTTGTCAACGTGCGCTTTACCCCGGGGAGTGGCGATCCGCTGGAACATGCGTCGGTAAAAACAATTACTGAAGAGGTTGAACAGGCGTTGGGTAAACGCGGGCGCGTATTGCTGCGTAAATCTGGTACCGAGCCGCTCATTCGCGTCATGGTAGAAGGCGAGGACGAAGCGCAGGTGACGGCTTTTGCACACCGTATCGCGGATGCAGTGAAAGCCGTTTAA
- the secG gene encoding preprotein translocase subunit SecG codes for MYEALLVVFLIVALGLVGLIMLQQGKGADMGASFGAGASATLFGSGGSGNFMTRMTAVLATLFFIISLVLGNINSNKTNKGSEWENLTAPAKTEQTQPAAPAKPTSDIPR; via the coding sequence ATGTACGAAGCTCTTTTGGTAGTTTTCCTTATTGTAGCGTTAGGCCTTGTTGGTCTTATCATGCTGCAGCAAGGTAAAGGCGCTGATATGGGAGCCTCCTTTGGTGCAGGCGCTTCTGCTACGCTGTTTGGTTCAGGTGGTTCTGGTAACTTCATGACCCGTATGACAGCTGTGTTGGCAACCCTGTTCTTCATTATCAGCTTGGTTCTGGGTAACATTAACAGCAATAAAACCAATAAAGGAAGTGAGTGGGAGAATCTGACTGCGCCAGCTAAAACTGAGCAGACTCAGCCCGCAGCGCCGGCTAAGCCGACCAGCGATATCCCGCGATAA
- the rimP gene encoding ribosome maturation factor RimP, translating to MSTLEQKLTEMITAPVEALGYELVGIEFIRGRTSTLRIYIDSEDGITVDDCADVSHQVSAVLDVEDPVTVAYNLEVSSPGLDRPLFTAEHYARYTGEEVTLVLRMAVQNRRKWQGIIKAVDGEMITVAVDGKDEVFALSNIQKANLVPQF from the coding sequence TTGTCCACATTAGAGCAAAAATTAACAGAGATGATTACGGCACCGGTGGAAGCGCTGGGCTACGAACTCGTCGGCATCGAATTCATTCGCGGTCGCACATCGACGCTGCGCATCTATATTGATAGTGAAGATGGCATCACTGTTGACGATTGTGCTGATGTCAGCCACCAGGTTAGTGCCGTTCTTGATGTCGAAGACCCAGTCACGGTGGCTTATAACCTGGAAGTCTCCTCGCCTGGCCTCGACCGTCCTCTCTTCACTGCCGAACATTATGCACGCTACACTGGCGAAGAGGTGACGCTGGTACTGCGTATGGCGGTACAGAATCGTCGTAAGTGGCAGGGGATCATTAAAGCCGTTGATGGCGAGATGATTACCGTTGCAGTTGACGGCAAAGATGAAGTGTTCGCACTGAGCAACATTCAGAAAGCGAACCTGGTACCCCAATTTTAA
- the nusA gene encoding transcription termination factor NusA: protein MNKEILAVVEAVSNEKAVPREKIFEALESALATATKKKYEQEIDVRVSIDRKSGDFDTFRRWVIVEEVTQPTREITLEAARFEDPSLNVGEYVEDQIESVTFDRITTQTAKQVIVQKVREAERAMVVDQFREHEGEIITGVVKKVNRENITLDLGSNAEAVILREDMLPRENFRPGDRIRGVLYAVRPEARGAQLFVTRAKPEMLIELFRIEVPEIGEEVIEIKAAARDPGSRAKIAVKTNDKRIDPVGACVGMRGARVQAVSTELGGERIDIVLWDDNPAQFVINAMAPADVASIVVDEDKHTMDIAVEAGNLAQAIGRNGQNVRLASQLSGWELNVMTVEDLQAKHQAEAHAAIDTFTKYLDIDEEFATVLVEEGFSTLEELAYVPMKELLEIDGLDESTVEALRERAKNALTTLALAQEESLGDNKPADDLLNLEGMDRSLAYKLAALGVCTLDDLADQGVDDLADIEGLTDEKAGELIMAARNIRWFSDEA from the coding sequence ATGAATAAAGAAATTTTGGCTGTTGTCGAAGCAGTTTCCAACGAAAAAGCGGTTCCGCGCGAGAAAATCTTTGAAGCGCTGGAAAGCGCGCTGGCTACGGCAACTAAGAAAAAATATGAACAAGAGATCGATGTTCGCGTGAGCATCGACCGTAAAAGCGGTGATTTCGATACGTTCCGCCGCTGGGTTATTGTCGAAGAAGTCACCCAGCCGACCCGTGAAATCACCCTTGAAGCGGCACGTTTCGAAGATCCGAGCCTGAACGTTGGCGAATACGTTGAAGATCAGATCGAATCCGTAACGTTTGACCGCATCACGACGCAGACCGCCAAACAGGTCATCGTACAGAAAGTTCGTGAAGCGGAACGCGCAATGGTTGTTGACCAGTTCCGTGAGCATGAAGGTGAGATAATCACTGGCGTGGTGAAAAAAGTTAACCGCGAAAACATTACGCTTGACCTCGGCAGTAATGCTGAAGCGGTCATTCTGCGTGAAGATATGTTGCCGCGTGAAAACTTCCGTCCGGGCGACCGCATACGCGGCGTACTGTATGCCGTCCGCCCTGAAGCGCGCGGTGCTCAGCTGTTCGTGACCCGTGCCAAACCGGAGATGCTGATTGAGCTGTTCCGCATCGAAGTGCCGGAAATTGGCGAAGAAGTGATCGAAATTAAAGCTGCCGCTCGCGATCCGGGCTCACGCGCTAAAATCGCAGTGAAAACCAATGATAAGCGTATCGACCCGGTCGGTGCTTGTGTTGGTATGCGCGGCGCGCGCGTTCAGGCCGTTTCAACTGAGCTTGGCGGCGAGCGTATCGATATCGTATTGTGGGATGATAATCCGGCGCAGTTCGTTATCAACGCTATGGCGCCGGCTGATGTCGCGTCTATTGTGGTGGATGAAGATAAACACACCATGGATATCGCCGTCGAAGCGGGCAATCTGGCACAGGCCATCGGCCGTAATGGTCAGAACGTGCGTCTTGCTTCACAGCTGAGTGGCTGGGAACTCAACGTCATGACCGTTGAAGACCTGCAGGCCAAGCATCAGGCTGAAGCGCACGCCGCTATCGATACTTTCACTAAGTATCTCGACATTGATGAAGAGTTTGCCACGGTTCTGGTAGAAGAAGGCTTCTCAACGCTCGAAGAACTGGCCTACGTGCCAATGAAAGAGCTGCTGGAAATCGACGGCCTGGATGAGTCGACCGTGGAAGCATTACGTGAACGCGCTAAGAATGCGCTCACCACCCTGGCGCTGGCTCAGGAAGAGAGCCTCGGCGACAACAAGCCTGCTGACGATCTGCTTAACCTTGAAGGTATGGATCGTTCTCTGGCTTACAAGCTCGCTGCTCTCGGTGTGTGTACGCTTGATGACCTCGCCGATCAAGGCGTGGACGACCTCGCGGATATCGAAGGGTTGACCGATGAAAAAGCCGGTGAGCTTATCATGGCCGCTCGTAACATCCGCTGGTTTAGCGATGAAGCGTAA
- the infB gene encoding translation initiation factor IF-2 → MTDVTVKALAAEIQTSVDRLVQQFADAGIPKSAEDSVTAQEKQTLLAHLNREHGSGPDKLTLQRKTRSTLNIQGTGGKSKSVQIEVRKKRTFVKRDPQEAERLAAEEQAKREAEEQARREAEEAAKREAEEKAKREAGDKAKREAEEQAKREAADKAKREAAETSKVSNQQTDEVSKAAQAEKARREAEALELKRKAEEEARRKLEENARRVAEEARRMAEENAPGWESGSVEESEDSSDYHVTTSQHARQAEDDSDREVEGGRGRARPAKVARQKKSNKHSESKADREEARAAVRGGKGGKQRKGSSLQQGFNKPAQAVNRDVVIGETITVAELANKMAVKGSQVIKAMMKLGAMATINQVIDQETAQLVAEEMGHKVILRRENELEEAVMSDRDMGAQSESRAPVVTIMGHVDHGKTSLLDYIRSTKVASGEAGGITQHIGAYHVQTDNGMITFLDTPGHAAFTAMRARGAQATDIVVLVVAADDGVMPQTVEAIQHAKAAKVPVVVAVNKIDKPDADPDRVKNELSQYGIIPEEWGGESQFVHVSAKAGTGIDELLDAILLQSEVLELKAVRKGMATGVVIESFLDKGRGPVATVLVREGTLNKGDIVLCGFEYGRVRAMRNELNQEVQEAGPSIPVEILGLSGVPAAGDEVTVVRDEKKAREVALYRQGKFREVKLARQQKSKLENMFANMTEGEVHEVNIVLKADVQGSVEAISDSLLKLSTDEVKVKIVGSGVGGITETDATLAAASNAILVGFNVRADASARRVIEAESLDLRYYSVIYNLIDEVKAAMSGMLSPELKQQIIGLAEVRDVFKSPKFGAIAGCMVTEGTIKRHNPIRVLRDNVVIYEGELESLRRFKDDVNEVRNGMECGIGVKNYNDVRVGDMIEVFEIIEIQRSID, encoded by the coding sequence ATGACTGATGTAACCGTAAAAGCGCTGGCCGCAGAGATTCAGACCTCCGTGGACCGCCTGGTACAGCAATTCGCTGATGCAGGGATCCCGAAGTCCGCTGAAGACTCTGTGACGGCACAAGAGAAACAAACCTTACTGGCGCACCTGAACCGCGAACATGGTTCAGGGCCAGATAAGTTGACTTTACAGCGCAAAACGCGCAGTACTTTAAATATTCAGGGTACCGGCGGTAAAAGTAAGTCGGTACAGATCGAAGTCCGCAAGAAACGCACCTTTGTAAAACGTGATCCGCAAGAGGCAGAGCGTCTCGCCGCGGAAGAACAGGCGAAGCGTGAGGCGGAAGAGCAGGCCCGTCGTGAAGCAGAGGAAGCTGCCAAGCGAGAGGCAGAGGAAAAAGCCAAACGTGAAGCCGGAGATAAGGCTAAACGCGAAGCTGAAGAACAAGCTAAACGCGAAGCCGCTGATAAAGCGAAACGTGAAGCTGCGGAAACGAGCAAAGTGAGCAATCAACAAACTGACGAAGTGAGCAAAGCTGCTCAGGCGGAAAAAGCCCGCCGCGAAGCTGAAGCCCTTGAACTTAAGCGCAAGGCCGAAGAAGAAGCGCGTCGCAAGCTGGAAGAAAATGCCCGTCGCGTTGCAGAAGAAGCCCGTCGTATGGCTGAAGAAAATGCCCCCGGTTGGGAAAGCGGCAGCGTAGAGGAATCTGAAGACAGCAGCGACTACCATGTCACTACTTCTCAGCACGCGCGTCAGGCAGAAGATGACAGCGATCGCGAAGTAGAAGGCGGCCGTGGCCGTGCGCGTCCGGCGAAAGTCGCCCGCCAGAAGAAGAGCAACAAGCATTCCGAATCCAAAGCGGATCGTGAAGAAGCTCGCGCAGCCGTTCGCGGCGGCAAAGGCGGCAAACAGCGTAAAGGTAGCTCCCTGCAGCAGGGCTTCAACAAGCCAGCTCAGGCTGTTAACCGTGACGTTGTTATCGGTGAAACCATCACCGTCGCTGAACTTGCTAACAAGATGGCGGTAAAAGGCTCTCAGGTTATCAAGGCGATGATGAAGCTTGGTGCGATGGCGACGATCAACCAGGTTATCGATCAGGAAACCGCACAGCTGGTTGCCGAAGAGATGGGCCACAAAGTTATCCTGCGTCGTGAGAACGAGCTGGAAGAAGCGGTAATGAGCGACCGTGATATGGGCGCCCAGTCAGAGTCACGCGCGCCGGTTGTGACCATCATGGGTCACGTCGACCACGGTAAAACCTCTCTGCTGGACTATATCCGCTCCACGAAAGTGGCTTCGGGCGAAGCGGGCGGTATTACTCAGCATATCGGTGCGTATCACGTACAGACCGATAACGGCATGATCACTTTCCTTGATACCCCGGGCCACGCCGCGTTTACCGCAATGCGTGCACGTGGTGCGCAGGCGACGGATATCGTGGTTCTGGTTGTTGCTGCAGACGATGGCGTGATGCCGCAGACTGTAGAAGCTATCCAGCACGCGAAAGCGGCGAAAGTGCCGGTTGTTGTCGCAGTTAACAAAATCGATAAGCCTGATGCCGATCCGGATCGTGTTAAAAACGAACTGTCTCAATATGGCATCATCCCGGAAGAGTGGGGCGGCGAATCCCAGTTCGTCCACGTTTCTGCGAAAGCGGGTACCGGTATCGATGAACTGCTGGATGCTATCCTGCTCCAGTCTGAAGTTCTGGAACTGAAAGCCGTGCGTAAAGGTATGGCGACCGGTGTCGTTATCGAATCTTTCCTGGATAAAGGTCGTGGTCCGGTTGCTACCGTTCTGGTTCGCGAAGGTACGCTTAACAAAGGCGATATCGTTCTGTGTGGCTTTGAATATGGCCGTGTGCGCGCTATGCGCAACGAACTGAACCAGGAAGTCCAGGAAGCAGGTCCGTCCATTCCTGTTGAGATTCTGGGTCTTTCCGGTGTGCCTGCGGCCGGTGACGAAGTGACTGTCGTTCGTGACGAGAAGAAAGCGCGTGAAGTTGCGCTTTATCGTCAGGGCAAGTTCCGCGAAGTGAAACTGGCGCGTCAGCAGAAATCCAAACTCGAGAACATGTTCGCGAACATGACCGAGGGCGAAGTCCACGAAGTGAACATCGTGCTGAAAGCCGACGTACAGGGTTCTGTAGAAGCTATCTCCGACTCCTTGCTGAAACTCTCCACCGACGAAGTGAAGGTGAAGATTGTGGGCTCGGGCGTAGGTGGTATCACCGAAACCGACGCTACGCTGGCAGCTGCTTCCAACGCCATTCTGGTTGGCTTTAACGTTCGTGCCGACGCTTCTGCGCGCCGTGTTATTGAAGCGGAAAGCCTGGATCTGCGTTACTACTCCGTCATCTATAATCTGATCGACGAAGTGAAAGCGGCCATGAGCGGCATGCTGTCGCCTGAGCTGAAACAGCAGATCATTGGTCTTGCCGAAGTGCGTGACGTGTTCAAATCGCCGAAATTTGGCGCGATTGCGGGCTGTATGGTTACCGAAGGCACGATTAAACGTCACAACCCGATCCGTGTCCTGCGCGACAACGTGGTTATCTATGAAGGCGAGCTGGAATCCCTGCGCCGCTTCAAAGATGACGTTAACGAAGTCCGTAACGGCATGGAATGTGGTATCGGCGTGAAGAACTACAACGACGTTCGCGTTGGCGATATGATCGAAGTGTTCGAAATCATCGAGATCCAGCGCAGCATCGACTAA
- the rbfA gene encoding 30S ribosome-binding factor RbfA, whose protein sequence is MAKEFGRPQRVAQEMQKEIAIILQREIKDPRVGLMTTVSGVEVSRDLAYAKVFVTFLNDKDDAAIKAGIKALQDASGFIRSLLGKAMRLRIVPELTFFYDNSLVEGMRMSNLVSSVVKHDEERRVNPDDDKEE, encoded by the coding sequence ATGGCGAAAGAATTCGGTCGCCCTCAGCGTGTTGCGCAGGAGATGCAAAAAGAGATTGCTATCATTCTGCAGCGCGAAATCAAAGATCCGCGCGTTGGGCTAATGACCACCGTATCGGGCGTAGAAGTTTCCCGCGATCTGGCGTATGCCAAAGTGTTCGTGACATTTCTGAACGATAAAGACGACGCGGCTATCAAAGCCGGTATCAAAGCGCTACAGGACGCCTCAGGTTTTATCCGTTCCCTGCTCGGTAAAGCGATGCGTCTGCGCATCGTGCCGGAACTGACCTTCTTCTACGATAACTCTCTGGTAGAAGGCATGCGCATGTCTAACCTGGTCAGCAGCGTAGTGAAACACGACGAAGAGCGTCGCGTTAATCCGGACGACGACAAGGAGGAATAA
- the truB gene encoding tRNA pseudouridine(55) synthase TruB, with protein MSRPRRRGRDVHGVLLLDKPQGLSSNDALQKVKRLYNANRAGHTGALDPLATGMLPICLGEATKFSQYLLDSDKRYRVIARLGQRTDTSDADGTVVEERPVTFSPQDLQDALECFRGDTLQIPTMFSALKYQGKPLYEYARQGIEVPREARPITVYELLFIRHEGNELELEVHCSKGTYIRTIIDDLGEKLGCGAHVTYLRRLTVSKYPLERMVTLEQLNTLLEEAQQKAIAPSDLLDPLLMPMDSPASDYPLVNLPLTSSVYFKNGNPVRTSDAPSEGLVRVTEGDTEKFIGMGEIDSEGRVAPRRLVVEYPV; from the coding sequence ATGAGTCGTCCTCGTCGTCGCGGTCGCGATGTGCATGGCGTGTTGCTGCTGGATAAGCCGCAGGGGCTTTCTTCCAACGATGCGCTGCAAAAAGTAAAACGTCTCTATAACGCAAATCGTGCTGGACACACCGGCGCGCTGGATCCGCTGGCGACCGGCATGCTGCCGATTTGTCTTGGCGAAGCGACTAAGTTTTCACAATATTTGCTTGATTCTGACAAGCGATATCGCGTCATTGCTCGTCTGGGCCAGCGCACCGACACTTCTGATGCCGATGGTACGGTGGTAGAAGAACGGCCCGTTACATTCAGTCCTCAGGATTTACAGGATGCGCTGGAGTGCTTTCGTGGCGACACGCTGCAAATACCAACGATGTTCTCAGCACTGAAATATCAGGGTAAACCGCTATATGAATACGCGCGTCAGGGTATTGAAGTGCCGCGTGAAGCGCGTCCGATCACTGTTTATGAGCTGCTGTTTATTCGTCATGAAGGCAATGAGCTGGAACTGGAAGTGCATTGCTCGAAAGGCACTTATATCCGTACCATCATTGATGACTTAGGCGAAAAACTTGGCTGTGGCGCGCATGTAACGTATCTGCGCCGTCTGACGGTCAGCAAATATCCTCTAGAGCGAATGGTGACGCTTGAGCAGTTGAATACGCTGCTTGAAGAAGCGCAACAGAAGGCGATTGCCCCCTCTGATTTGCTCGACCCGTTGTTAATGCCGATGGACAGTCCCGCGTCGGACTATCCGCTGGTCAACTTACCCTTAACGTCGTCCGTTTACTTCAAAAACGGCAATCCGGTGCGCACCAGCGATGCGCCGTCTGAAGGTCTCGTTCGCGTGACGGAAGGCGACACAGAAAAGTTTATCGGTATGGGCGAAATTGACAGCGAAGGTCGCGTCGCGCCCCGTCGACTGGTGGTGGAGTATCCGGTTTAA
- the rpsO gene encoding 30S ribosomal protein S15: MSLSVEAKAKIVSEFGRGENDSGSTEVQVALLTAQINHLQGHFAEHKKDHHSRRGLLRMVSQRRKLLDYLKRKDVARYTALIERLGLRR, from the coding sequence ATGTCTCTAAGCGTTGAAGCTAAAGCTAAAATCGTTTCTGAGTTTGGTCGTGGTGAGAACGACAGTGGTTCTACCGAAGTTCAGGTTGCACTGCTGACTGCGCAGATCAACCACCTGCAGGGCCACTTCGCAGAGCACAAAAAAGATCACCACAGCCGTCGTGGTCTGCTGCGTATGGTTTCTCAGCGTCGTAAACTGCTCGACTACCTGAAACGTAAAGATGTAGCACGCTACACTGCGCTGATCGAGCGCCTGGGTCTGCGTCGCTAA